From a single Salmo salar chromosome ssa22, Ssal_v3.1, whole genome shotgun sequence genomic region:
- the LOC106583636 gene encoding cilia- and flagella-associated protein 100 translates to MLSPASRHYVGKLKPRANPFEVLNDNIFPIRKKEKESRKLSQLGLQVHEKVTYAGRMKAKQADLRRKLREELEEEDTAQQGGEESRLAELQNTPAWRAAMIKDCNIDKESINDFINQKKEMFLLEYSLAVKRGEIEQLEKVAAAEERKLTHAEQFLEDDAIIFDQFLKENDKNSVEAIKVAELETKVKMEKMSEIKRITTRMVTIKSDISKFEDIMKEFKMHKEFLFKLSPLEWQEAHRAKAKTLKLKSATRSATKSATKDKPKEKDKDERATPKRRTTTDSKESFAGRELPPIRDARTPSRQSTGRSDKLNHVAELKTDSSEYEEDPELYFRDPRQLLELLTELEEQNLSLIQNSRETEDAQEEFRQVMDYNRKKMEVETNQLTQQIDIMTHTIHRERERAAELELRARLFNFGKYKSDDKEGMFDSLGAKVEEVYRVCVGDSEANLSTLQMLKAIESRLDELLENVEIVPKERLVLAERAKEKERRFRLRDEKMHQDKQHQEERLKRALKRAQADVKKTTGKKLMARSQRPARKLKTSQVYDISDKEKEEQLYFFT, encoded by the exons ATGTTGGTAAACTGAAGCCTAGGGCAAACCCTTTCGAAGTGCTCAATGACAACATTTTCCCGATCAGGAAGAAGGAAAAGGAGAGCAGGAAACTG AGCCAGTTGGGCTTGCAGGTCCATGAGAAGGTGACGTATGCAGGCCGTATGAAGGCCAAGCAGGCTGACCTCCGCAGGAagctgagagaggagctggaggaagaggACACAGCCCAgcaaggaggggaggagagcaggctggccGAGCTACAAAACACCCCTGCCTGGAGGGCGGCCATGATCAAAG ATTGTAATATAGACAAAGAGAGCATAAATGACTTTATCAACCAGAAAAAGGAGATGTTTCTGTTGGAG TACTCCCTGGCGGTGAAGCGTGGAGAGATAGAGCAGCTGGAGAAAGTGGCAGCGGCAGAGGAGAGGAAGCTGACGCACGCCGAGCAGTTCCTAGAGGACGACGCCATCATCTTTGACCAATTCCTTAAAGAGAACGACAAGAACTCTGTGGAGGCCATCAAAGT TGCTGAGTTGGAGACCAAAGTGAAAATGGAGAAGATGTCTGAGATCAAGAGGATCACAACCAGGATGGTGACCATTAAGAG TGACATCTCTAAGTTTGAGGACATCATGAAGGAGTTCAAAATGCACAAGGAGTTCCTCTTCAAGCTGTCCCCTCTAGAGTGGCAAGAGGCACATAGGGCGAAGGCCAAGACCCTTAAACTCAAGTCTGCCACCAGGTCTGCCACCAAGTCTGCCACCAAGGACAAGCccaaagagaaagacaaagatGAGAGGGCTACTCCGAAAAGACGTACTA ctacGGACAGTAAGGAGTCCTTTGCGGGCCGAGAGTTGCCACCTATCCGGGATGCTAGGACCCCCTCTAGACAGTCGACAGGTCGGAGTGACAaatt GAACCATGTGGCAGAGCTGAAGACTGACAGCTCTGAATATGAG GAGGACCCGGAGCTGTACTTCAGGGACCCCAGGCAGCTGCTGGAGCTGCTGACAGAGCTGGAAGAGCAGAACCTCTCTCTGATCCAGAACTCCAGGGAGACCGAAGATGCCCAGGAGGAGTTCCGACAGGTCATGGACTACAACCGCAAGAAGAT GGAGGTGGAGACCAACCAGCTGACCCAGCAGATAGACATCATGACCCACACCATCCACAGGGAGAGGGAACGGGCTGCCGAGCTGGAGCTGAGGGCCCGCCTCTTCAACTTTGGGAAGTACAAGTCGGACGACAAG GAGGGTATGTTTGACTCCCTGGGCGCTAAGGTAGAGGAGGTGTACCGGGTCTGCGTGGGCGACAGCGAGGCCAACCTGAGCACGCTGCAAATGCTGAAGGCCATCGAGAGCCGCCTGGACGAGCTGCTGGAGAACGTGGAGATCGTCCCCAAGGAGCGGCTGGTGCTGGCCGAGAGGGCcaaggaaaaggagaggaggttCAG GCTGCGTGATGAGAAGATGCATCAGGACAAGCAGCACCAGGAAGAGAGGCTGAAGAGGGCCCTGAAGAGAGCCCAGGCTGACGTCAAGAAAACA ACTGGCAAGAAACTGATGGCTAGATCACAGCGCCCTGCCCGCAAGCTGAAGACCAGCCAGGTGTATGACATCTCAGACAAGGAGAAAGAGGAGCAGCTCTACTTCTTCACGTAA